The stretch of DNA CACCAGGGAGGCGGTGCCGCCCTTGGAGGCGCCGACCAGGGCCACCGTGGTGACGCCCTTGCCCTTGAGGTACTCCTCGGCGGAGTGGATGTCCTCCGGCACCTCCCCCTGCGAGGTGAACGGCAGCACCGCGTACCCGGCCTTGGTGAAGGCCGCCAGGTACGGGTACCAGTCGCAGAGCGAGCCGCCGTTCTGGTGCGAGAACACCACTGCCGTGGTGGCGTGGCCCGCGTCCGAGTCCCGAAAGTACGCGTCCCTTTCCACGCCGCTGCTCGGCAGCCCGAAGGACCCCTTGTCCGCCTCGGTCTGCGACAGGCAGCCGTAGGTGGCCGCCGTCCGGCTCGGGCTCGGCGCCGCCTTGGCGGCCCCGCCGCTGCCGCACCCCGCCAGCAGGCCGACTGCCAGCGCCGCACCCAGTACCGGTCTGATCGTTCTCCGCATGTGGATCACTCCCCCGTCGTCATGAGTGGTCCATACCACCATGATCAGAGGCGCCGGGAACAGGGTGTCGCTGTGGATCCGGACAGATCCACGACCGGACATCTGTTGCCCGAAGCCACCTCTGGCACCGGTGTGCACCGATAGGCTGGCGCCCGCTGCCTGGGACCGAGGAGGAGCGGGGATGGCCGACGACTGTGGCGCAGGCCACGGCCCTCGACGAGGCGCGCAAGCCCGCCTTCGGCCGCCGTCTGCCGCCGCGCGTAGCGTTGCCACCAGGGAAGCGTCTCGCTCCGTGCCCAGGCGATCACGTATTCGTGTCACGCTCCGTGTGGGCAAGCTCACCACCTGGGGCTACTCGCCGGTAAGACCCCGTAATCCCTAGACTTCACGAGGTTCAAGAAGGGAGCCACAGTGCGCAAGGTGCTCATCGCCAACCGCGGAGAAATCGCCGTCCGCGTCGCCCGGGCCTGCTCGGATGCCGGTATCGCCAGCGTCGCCGTCTACGCCGAGCCGGACCGGGATGCGCTGCACGTCCGCGCGGCCGACGAGGCGTACGCGCTCGGCGGCGACACCCCCGGCACCAGCTACCTGGACATCGCCAAGGTGCTCAAGGCAGCCGCCGACTCGGGTGCGGACGCCGTCCACCCCGGCTACGGCTTCCTCTCCGAGAACGCCGACTTCGCCCAGGCCGTGCTCGACGCCGGTCTGACCTGGATCGGCCCGCCGCCGCAGGCCATCCGCGACCTCGGTGACAAGGTCACCGCCCGGCACGTCGCCCAGCGCGCCGGCGCCCCGCTGGTCGCCGGCACCGCCGAGCCGGTCCAGGGCTCGGACGAGGTCGTCGCCTTCGCCCAGGAGCACGGCCTGCCGGTCGCCATCAAGGCGGCCTTCGGCGGTGGCGGTCGCGGCCTGAAGGTCGCCCGCACCCTTGAGGAGATCCCCGAGCTGTACGAGTCGGCGGTCCGCGAGGCCGTCGCCGCCTTCGGCCGGGGCGAGTGCTTCGTCGAGCAGTACCTGGACAACCCGCGCCACGTCGAGACCCAGTGCCTGGCCGACCAGCACGGCAACGTCGTGATCGTCTCCACCCGTGACTGCTCGCTGCAGCGCCGCCACCAGAAGCTGGTCGAGGAGGCGCCCGCGCCGTTCCTCACCGACGAGCAGAACGCGGAGCTGTACCGCGCCTCCAAGGCGATCCTGCGCGAGGCGGGCTACGTCGGCGCCGGCACCTGCGAGTTCCTGGTCTCCCAGGACGGGCTGATCTCCTTCCTGGAGGTCAACACCCGCCTGCAGGTCGAGCACCCGGTCTCCGAGGAGGTCACCGGGATCGACCTGGTCCGCGAGATGTTCCGGATCGCCGACGGCGAGGAGCTCGGCTACGACGACCCGGAGGTGCGGGGTCACTCGATCGAGTTCCGCATCAACGGCGAGGACCCGGGCCGCAACTTCCTGCCCGCCCCCGGCACCGTCACCCTCTTCAGCCCGCCCTCGGGCCCCGGGGTGCGCCTGGACGCGGGCGTCGAGTCCGGCTCGGTCATCGGCCCGGCCTGGGACTCGCTGCTGGCCAAGCTGATCGTCACCGGCTCCTCGCGCAAGCAGGCGCTGCAGCGCGCGGCCCGTGCGCTCTCGGAGTTCAAGGTGGAGGGCATGGCCACCGCCATCCCGTTCCACCAGGCGGTCGTCACCGACCCGGCGTTCGCGCCCGAGGTGCACGGCGGCGAGGGCCCGTTCACGGTCTACACCCGCTGGATCGAGACCGACTTCGACAACACCATCCCCGCCTTCACCGGCGCGGGTGGCGACGCGGACGAGGCCGACCAGCGCGAGACCGTGGTGGTCGAGGTCGGCGGCAAGCGGATCGAGGTCTCGCTGCCCTCCTCGCTCGGCGTCGGTTCGGCCGCGCCGGCCGCCGCGGGCGCCGGGGCCAAGGCCAAGCGCCGGGTGGGCGCCAAGAAGGCCGGTTCGGCCGTCTCCGGTGACACCCTCGCCTCGCCGATGCAGGGCACCATCGTCAAGGTCGCGGTCGAGGAGGGCCAGGTCGTCGCCGAGGGCGACCTGATCGTCGTCCTGGAGGCCATGAAGATGGAGCAGCCCCTCAACGCCCACAAGGCCGGCACCATCGTCGGCCTCAAGGCCGAGGTCGGCGGCAGCGTGAGCAGCGGCGCCGCCCTCTGCGAGATCAAGGACTGACGTCCCCTTAGTTGCACTACCAGGGGCGCGGGGAACTGCGCGGGCCCGGAAGCCGACGACCCGTCACCTTCCGCCTCGCGCAGTTCCTCGCGCCCCTTGGTGTTGCAACTGGATCAGAGCAGGACGAATTCGGACGGCTTCTTCCGAAGTCGCGCGCGCAGTTAGTTCAATGGGCCCCGCGCCCCTGGATAGTGCAACTGACCCGCGCCGGAAAGAACTACCGGACTCGTTCGGGGACGATCCCCGGGCGGCGCTGGCCGGGCAAGGGGGGGCCGGGACGGCGCGCCGCGGTCGGGGGCTGGGGGTGGTGGACCGGGGGTTCGGCGGCGAGGCCGAGGGGGGCGACGGCGATCTGGACGCCGCAGTCGGCGAGGAGGTCGAGCTCGCGGGCGGTCGGGTCCTCCCCGGCCGCGTGCTCGTCGGTCACCAACCGGGTGATGCCCTCCGTCGGGACGGTCGGGAACATGGAGTCCGCGCCGAGCTTGGTGTGGTCGGCGAGGACGATGACCTCGGCGGCCGACTGCACCAGTGCCCGGTCCACGCTCGCGGAGAGCATGTTGGCGGTGGAGAGGCCGCGCTCGGCGGTCAGCCCGCTGCCGGAGATGAACGCCTTGGTGACCCGCAGCCCGTGCAGCGACTGCTCGGCCCCGCTGCCCACCAGGGCGTAGTTGGAGCCGCGCAGGGTGCCCCCGGTCATCACCACCTCGACCCGGTTCGCGTGGGCCAGCGCCTGCGCGACCAGCAGCGAGTTGGTGACCACCGTCAGCCCGGGGATCCGGGCCAGCCGGCGGGCCAGCTCCTGGGTGGTGGTGCCGGCGCCGACCACGACGGCGTCGCCCTCCTCGACCAGACCGGCGGCGAGATCGGCGATCGCGCTCTTCTCGGCGGCGGCGAGGTGGGTCTTCTGCGGGTACCCGGGCTCCCGGCTGAAGCCGCCGGGCAGCACCGCACCGCCGTGACGGCGGTCGAGCAGCCCTTCGGCCTCCAGCGCCCGGACGTCTCGGCGTACGGTGACTTCGGAGGTCTGGACGACGCGGGCCAGCTCTCGGAGCGACACGGCTCCGTTGGCACGCACCATCTCGAGGATCAACTGGCGACGTTCTGCTGCAAACACAGAACCGACGGTAACTGAATGACCGTCTGCTTTCAGGCGTTTGCAGCTGGTAACGGGAAATGCTCACCTCGGACCAGCGTGCGACCGTACAATACGCGCCGTCAGCAAGCCGGGGAGCGCTGCGCCGCCCGGGTGATCACCCCGGAAAGGCGGAGGGGCGGCCACCGGAGGTGGCCGCCCCAACTCGCTTCCGCAGCTCAGGAATCCGCGTCCTCGCGCTTGCGGATGTGCAGCTGCCGGGCCGCCTCCGCGGTGGAGCCGGAGACGGACGGGTAGACGGTGAAAGCGCTGGCCACCTGTTCGACCGTCAAGTTGTTGTCCACCGCGAGCGAGATCGAATGGATGAGTTCGCTCGCGCGGGGGGCGACCACCACGCCGCCGACCACGATGCCGGTGCCGGGGCGGCAGAACAGCTTCACGAAGCCGTCGCGGATGCCCTGCATCTTGGCCCGCGGGTTGCCGCGCAGCGGGAGCTTGACCTCGACGGCGTCCATCTTGCCGCAGGAGATGTCGGCCGCGGTGTACCCGACGGTGGCGATCTCCGGGTCGGTGAAGACGTTGGAGGAGACAGTCTTGAGGTTGAGCGGCTGCACCGCGTCGCCGAGCGCGTGGTACATCGCGATCCGGCCCTGCATGGCGGCCACCGAGGCGAGCATGAAGACGCCGGTGCAGTCGCCCGCGGCGTAGACGCCGGGGGCGGAGGTGCGGGAGACCCGGTCGACCTGGATCTGGCCCCAGTCGTTGAGCTTGATCCCGGCCTCCTCCAGGCCCATCTCGGCGGTGTTCGGGATCGAGCCGACGGCCATCAGGCAGTGCGTGCCGGTGATCACCTGGCCGTCGCCCAGGGTGACCTCGACCCGGTCGCCGACCCGCTTGGCGCCCTCGGCCCGGGTGCGGCTCATGACGTTCATGCCGCGGCGGCGGAAGACCTCTTCGAGCACCTCGGCGGCGTCCGGGTCCTCGCCGGGGAGCACCCGGTCGCGGGAGGAGACCAGGGTGACCTTCGAGCCGAGCGCCTGGTAGGCGCCGGCGAACTCGGCGCCGGTGACACCGGAGCCGACCACGATCAGCTCGGCGGGCAGCTCGTCCAGGTCGTAGACCTGGGTCCAGGTGAGGATCCGCTCGCCGTCCGGCTGGGCGTCGGGCAGCTCGCGCGGGTGGGCGCCGGTGGCGATCAGCACGGCGTCGGCGCGCAGCGACTCGGTGCTGCCGTCGGCGGCCTCGACGAGCACCTCGCGGGAGCCGTCCACCGCCTGGCCGCCGGTGCCGAGCCGGCCCTTGCCGCGCAGGATGGTGATCCCGGCCCGGGTGACGGCCTGGGTGATGTCGTGGGACTGCGCGATCGCCAGGCGCTTGACGCGTCGGTTGACCTTGCCCAGGTCGACGCCTATCACCTTGGTGTCGCGCTCGCCCGAGCCGACGATGATGCCGAGCTCGTCGTAGGAGCTGTCGAAGGTGGTCATCACCTCCGCGGTCGCGATCAGCGTCTTGGACGGCACGCAGTCCGTCAGCACCGCCGATCCGCCCAGACCGTCGCGGTCGACAACGGTCACCTCCGCCCCGAGCTGGGCGGCGACCAGCGCCGCCTCGTATCCGCCGGGGCCGCCACCGATGATCACGATCCGAGTCACGTGCACCATTGTCCCGTACGCCGGGAGCGCCGCCACGCCGGGGGCGGGGGTCGGCGCGCGCGACCTGACTCAACATGACGGTGAACATGCCGAATCGCCCCGAATGTGACGCTGGACACTTCCGGCGGCCACCGGCGCCCGACTCTCCCGTAGGCTGACGCCCATGCCCCTCTACGCCGCGTACGCCACGAATCTCGACGCCCGGCAGATGAGCCGACGCGCCCCCCACTCGCCCCTGCGCGGGACGGGCTGGCTGGACGGCTGGCGGCTCACCTTCGGGGGTGAGCACCTCGGCTGGGAGGGTTCGCTCGCTACCGTGGTCGAGGACGAGAAGGACCAGGTCTTCGTCTCGCTCTACGACGTGGCGCCGATGGACGAGGACGGCCTCGACCGTTGGGAGGGCGTGCAGCTCGGCATCTACCGCAAGATCAAGCTGCGTGCGCACACCCTGGACGGGGACATCCCGGTCTGGACCTATGTGCTCAACGACTACGAGGGCGGCCTGCCCGCCGCGCGCTACCTCGGGCTGATCGCGGACGCGGCGGAGAGCGCGGGCGCCCCGCACGACTACGTGCTGGACCTGCGCCGCCGGCCCTGCTGATCGCGGCTCGCGCCAGGTGGAGACCTACGAAATCAGGGGCTCAGAACCGGCCCGACCCTGTGGTTTTGGGTCATCCGGGTAACGATCTCGCGTAGTTCGGGCGGTTTGTTCTACGCGCGTAGGCGATTGCCGTCTATCCTCGGATTCGTGAACGCAACTCCTCAGTCGGTCGTCTCCACCGACCCCTACGCCGCCGCCCAGGCCGCCGCCGCCCGCCTGCGCGAGCTGACCGGCGCCGAGCGCCACGACGTCGCCCTGGTGATGGGCTCCGGCTGGGTGCCGGCCGCCGACGCGCTCGGTGAGACCATCGCCGAGTTCCCCGTGACCGAGCTGCCCGGCTTCCCGGCCCCGGCCGTCGCGGGCCACTCGGGCAAGATCCGGTCCGTCCGGATCGGCGACAAGCGCGCGCTGATCTTCCTCGGCCGCAACCACTACTACGAGGGCCACGGCGTCGCGACCGTGGTCCACGGGGTCCGCACCGCCGCCGCCTCGGGCTGCGAGACCATCGTGCTGACCAACGGCTGCGGCGGTCTGCGCCAGGGCTGGAAGCCCGGCCAGCCGGTGCTGATCAGCGACCACATCAACCTGACGGCGGACTCCCCGATCGTCGGCGCGAACTTCGTGGACCTCACCGATCTGTACTCGCCGCGGCTGCGGCAGCTCTGCCGCGAGGTGGACCCGACGCTGGACGAGGCCGTCTACGTGCAGTTCCGCGGCCCGCACTACGAGACCCCGGCCGAGGTCAACATGGCCCGGGTGATCGGCGGCGAGCTGGTCGGCATGTCGACCACGCTGGAGGCCATCGCGGCGCGCGAGGCCGGGGCCGAGGTGCTCGGGATCTCGCTGGTCACCAACCTGGCCGCCGGCATGACCGGGGAGCCGCTCAACCACGCCGAGGTGCTGGAGGCCGGCAAGGCCAGCGCCGAGCGGATGGGCGCGTTGCTCGCCAAGGTGCTCGAGCGGATTTGACGTACGCAGCCGGCCAGCCCCCAGGGGCGCGGGACCCTGCTTGACCAACGGCGCGCGCGACCAGGCCTCTACGGAGGTGCACGGTTGCGCGCGCCGTTCCCCGTGCCCCTGTTGTGGTTGCTGTGAGCTGTTCGTAGCCCCGGGCGTCCCCGCCCCACGTTCTCTAGATGCTGGAGTGACCATGGCTTCCACCACTGACCTTCTCGCGCGGGCGCGGGCCTGGCTGGCCGAGGACCCGGACCCGCAGACGCGGGCGGAGCTGACCGATCTGCTGGCCGCCGCCGAGGGGCCGGAGGCGGATGCGGAGGACCGGATCGCCTGGTCGCGCCTGGCGGAGCGGTTCGCCGGGCGGCTGCAGTTCGGGACGGCTGGGCTGCGGGGTGAGCTGGGGGCCGGGCCGATGCGGATGAACCGGGCCGTGGTGATCCGGGCCGCGGCCGGGCTGGCGGCGTACCTGAAGCGGGAACAGCTGGGCGACCTGGTGGTGGTCGGGTACGACGCCCGGCACAAGTCGTACGACTTCGCCCGGGACACCGCCGCCGTGATGGTGGGGGCCGGGCTGCGGGCGGTGCTGCTGCCGCGTCCGCTGCCGACGCCGGTGCTGGCCTTCGCGATCCGGCACCTGGGCGCGGCGGCCGGGGTGACGGTGACGGCCAGTCACAACCCGCCGCAGGACAACGGGTACAAGGTCTACCTGGGCGACGGCTCGCAGATCGTGCCGCCGGCGGACGCCGGGATCGCCGCCGAGATCGACGCGATCGGCTCGCTGGCCGAGGTGCCGCTGGCCGCAGAAGGCTGGGAGGTGCTGGGCGAGGAGGTGGTCCACGCGTACCTGGACCGGGCCGTGACCGTGGTCGACCCGGCCGGGGCGCGCGAGCTGGACGTGGTCTACACGCCGATGCACGGCGTGGGCCGGGACGTGCTGGTCGCGGCCTTCAAGCAGGCCGGCTTCCCGGCGCCGACCGTGGTGGCCGAGCAGGCCGAGCCGGACCCGGACTTCCCGACCGTGGCCTTCCCGAACCCGGAGGAGCCGGGCGCGATGGACCTCGCGTTCGCCACCGCCGCCTCGGTGGGCCCGGACATCGTGATCGCCAACGACCCGGACGCCGACCGCTGCGCGGTGGCCGTGCCGGACGCCGCCGTGGCCGGCGGCTGGCGGATGCTGCGCGGGGACGACGTGGGCGCGCTGCTCGGCTCGGCGCTGGTCGCCAAGCGGGCCGGCGGCACCTTCGCCACCACGATCGTCTCCTCCACCCTGCTGGGGCGGATCGCGGCGGCGGCGGGGCTCGGCTACGCCGAGACGCTGACCGGGTTCAAGTGGATCGCCCGCGCGGAGGGGCTGCGCTACGGGTACGAGGAGGCGCTGGGCTACTGCGTCGACCCCGAGGGCGTGCAGGACAAGGACGGCATCACCGCCGCCCTGCTGGTGGCCGAGCTCGCGGCCACCCTCAAGCGCACCGGCCGCACCCTGACCGACCTGCTGGACGACCTCGCGCTGGAGCACGGCCTGCACGCGACCGACCAGCTCTCGGTGCGGGTCGAGGACCTGACGGTCATCTCCGACGCGATGCAGCGCCTGCGCGAGCAGCCGCCGACCGCGCTGGCCGGCCTGCGGGTCACCCGGGCCGACGACCTGACGGCCGGCACGCCCGAGCTGCCGCCCACCGACGGCCTGCGGTACTACCTGGACGGGGAGGCCGTCCGCTCGGCCCGGATCGTGGTCCGCCCCTCCGGCACCGAGCCCAAGCTCAAGTGCTACCTGGAGGTCGTGCTGCCGGTGCCCACCGCCGCCGACCTGGCCGGCGCCCGGGAGGCCGCCGCCGCCCTGCTGGCCCGGATCAAGACCGACCTCGCGGCGGCGGCCGGGATCTGATCCCCGCTCACCGCTTCGACCGAGCCCCGGGCCTGACGGCCCGGGGCTCGTCCGTTGTCAGGGGCCACTCACGTCTTGACGGGAAATCATGACGAGTTCCGGCGCGTAGGGAAGGATCAGGCCTTGCTTCGCACCTGCCCCCGAAACGCACCGCAGACCCGAGGAGACCCCCGTGGCCGTCGCGCCCCTCACCGAGATCGACCTGTTCGCAGGCTCCGACCAGCCCACCCGGCACGAGCAGTACCGGGCCCTGCGCGATCTGGGCCCCGTCGTCCGGCTGAGCGAACCGGACGTCTACGCGGTCACCCGCTACGAGGAGGTGAAGGCCGCGCTCGCCGACCACGACACCTTCCGCTCGGGCGAGGGCGTGGGCTTCAACCCCCAGTTGAACCAGATGATGCAGGGCATAGCCCTGGTCAGCGACGGGGCCGAGCACGAGCAGATGCGCTCGATCGTCGGCGCCCCGCTCCAGCCCGGCCCGCTGCGCGCCCGCAGCGAGGAGATCGCCGAGCAGGCCCGGGGCCTGGTCGCCGCGCTCGTCGCCAAGGGGGAGATCGACGGCGTCACGGAGATGGCGCAGGCGATGCCGATGCTGGTCATGCCCGACCTCCTGGGCCTGCCCGAGCGCAACCGCGAGAACCTGTACGACTGGGCCAAGGGCGGCACCGACCTGATGGGCCCGGTCACCGAGCGCTCGGAGCAGGGCGCCCGGATGATCGGCAACATGGTGCAGTTCACCCACGAGCTCGCGGCGAACCGCGAGTTCGAGCCCGGCACCCCCGGCGCGGCCGTGCTGGCGGCCGCCGACGACGGCCTCCTGCCCAAGGAGAAGTGCCCGCTGGTCTTCTTCGAGTTCCTGGGCTCCTCGCTGGAGACCACCGCGACCCTGATCGGCCACCTCCTCGTCACCTTCGCCCAGCACCCCGACCAGTGGGCCGCGCTGCGTGCCGAGCCGGGCCTGGTCGCGTCCGCGGTCAACGAGCTGCTCCGGTACCAGAGCCCGCTCCGGGGCATGACCCGGGTCGCGGCGCGCGACACCGAGCTGGGCGGCGTGACGATCCCTCAGGGGGCCCGGGTCTGGCTCCTGTTCGCCTCGGCCAACCGCGACGAGCGCAAGTGGGAGCGCCCGGAGGAGTTCGACTTCCGCCGCAACCCGCTGGACCACCTCTCCTTCGGCCACGGCACGCACAGCTGCGCCGGCCAGGGCGTCGCCCGGCTGGAGCTGCACGCCCTGGTCCACGCGCTGCTGGACGCCGTCGAGCGGATCGAGTTCACCGGTGATCCGGTGATCGCGGAGAACACCATGATGAACACCTACGACGAGATCCCCGTCCGGCTGGTGGCCCGGTAGCCGACCGCCAGCCCCCGGCGGCAGTTGAGCGGCCGTCAGCCCTCGTCAACGCCGATCCGACCTGCCTATGCTGGGCCGTCAAGATCCTGGGGCGCCTGGTGGAGGAGAGTCGTGAGCACATGCGTGATAGGCGCCGGCCTGTCGGGGTTGGCGGCCGCACACGCCCTCCGCCGGCGCGGGGTCGACTTCGTCTGCCTGGAGCAGGCCCCGGACGTGGGCGGGATCTGGCGGCTGCCGGGCGCCGGTGAGCGCGGCCCCGCCTACCGGTCGCTGCACCTGAACAGCGCCAAGCAGCTGACCGGGTTCGCGGACCATCCGATGGCCGAGGACCTGCCGCTCTACCCCCGGCACGGCGATGTCGCCGCCTACCTGCGCTCCTTCGCCGAGTGGGCCGGGCTGCTGCCCCACCTCGAACTGCGCACCGGCGTGCTCGCCGTCCGGCCGGAGCCGGACGGCGGGTGGCTGGTGACCAGCCGCACGGACTCGGGGGCGGAGCGGGTGCGCCGCTTCGACCAGGTGATCGTCGCCTCCGGACACCACTCCGAGCCCGCCCTGCCCGGCCCGCTGCCGGGGGCGGCGGGCTTCACCGGGCGGATCCTGCACTCGATGGACTTCCTGGAGGGCAGGGAGTTCGCCGGGCAGCGCGTGGTGGTGGTCGGCCTCGGGGCCTCGGCGGTGGACATCGCCGCCGACCTCTCCCGGCACGCCGCCCGCACCCTGCTCTCCGTCCGCCGGGGGCTGCACATCGTGCCCAAGCAGCTCCACGGCATCTCGGTGGACCTCATCGCCGAGGCGCCCTGGTTCACCGCCAAGCCGCTGGAGGAGCAGCGCCGCTGGGTGGAGGAGGCCCTGCTGGTCGCGCGCGGACGGATGTCGGACTACGGCCTGCCCGAGCCGGACCACGCGATCTTCTCCTCGGCCGTGACCATCTCGGACGAGATCCTCAGCCTGATCCGCCACGGCGCCGTGCTCCCCCGGCCCGCGATCACCGGCCTGGAGGGCGACCGGGTGCGGTTCGCGGACGGCTCCGCCGCCGAGGCGGACGCGATCGTCTACTGCACCGGCTTCCGGATGGCCTTCCCCTTCCTGCCCGCCGGGCTCCCGGCCGAGCCGGAGCGGCCGGTGGAGCTGTACCGGCGGATCGTCGCGCCCGACCGGCCCGGGCTCTACTTCCTCGGCCTGATCCGCCCGGTCGGCTCGATCACCCGCCTGGTGGAGGCACAGGCCGACTGGGTGGCCCGGCTGCTGACCGGCGAGGCCGGGCTGCCCGCCCCGGACGTCATGCGCAAGGAGATCGACGAGCACCTCGGCGGCATCACCCGGCGCTACGGGCTGAGCACCGGCACCTCGGTGCAGGTCGACGTCGGTTCGTACCTGCGCGAGCTGCAGGAGGCGTGACCGCCGGGCGGCGTGACCGTCCCCCGGCGGTCACGCCCCCTGCCCTCCCGGCCTGCCTCAGCGGCCGGCGGCGCCGACCGGCAGGGCCGGCGGCCGCACCCGGTACGCCTCCGAGGAGAGGTACGCCATCAGCCGGGGCGGGCGGCCCTGCTGGCGGGCCAGCGCCAGGTAGGCGATCAGGCCCAGGCCGTCGTCCAGGCGCCGGGAGGTGACGGCGGCCAGCGCATCGGACAGCGCGGCCCGGTCGATGCCGTACCGGTGCAGCAGGGCCTCCGCCCGCTCCAGCGCCTCGCCGTCGTGCCGCGCGTGGTCGCGCACCGGCACGTAGAGGGTGAAGCCGCTGGGCCCGCCGCCAGCCGGGCCGGTGAAGGCGTGGCAGGCCTGGACGGGACGGCGGTCGGGCAGCCCGTACCCGCCCTCCTCGGCTCCGGTGGCCGTCCGGAAGAAGGCCTCCACCTCCGCGGCGCCGGGCCCGCCCGGCATCCGGCTCAGGCCCGCCGTCCCGGCTGCCGTCAGGTCGCGGTGAGCGGTGTACACCTTCACCCGGGGCTCGTCCCAGTCTCCGAGGTCCAGGGCGAAGTAGAGCAGCCCGTCCGCCGTCGGCAGCGCGTCGAACGCCCGCTGGTGGCCGAGCCGCCGCATCGCCTCGCGGACCGTGGCCCGGGCCCGCTCGGGCCCGGAGGCGGCCGGGTTCAGGTACACCTTGACCTTGGGGATGCCGCCGGGGCGCAGCTCCAGCGCACACCACAGCGCCAGCGGGCCCTGGGGGGAGGCCGGGAAGAAGAGGTCTTCCAGCAGGTCGAGCCGCTCGGTGCCGAAGCCCCAGCGGCGCGCCAGCTCGCGGACGGTGCGCAGGCCCTCGCGCCCGCTGCGCGCCAGGTCGCCGGCCCCGCAGCCGGGTTCGACGAGCACCCGCAGGGTCGGCTGGGCGCCCGGTTCGAAGGAGAGGGAGTACTCCACCGGGGTGTGGTCGTCGGAGAGGGCGGAGCCGTCGGGGGAGGGCAGGTGCAGCGGTCGCTCCGCGACGGGGCCGAGCGCCTGGGAGACCACCCGCACGTAGCCGATGGCGTCGGCCGGGCCCAGGCCCACGACCTCGCACAGGCGCAGCAGTTGACGGGCCGTGTGGTCGCCGAGGGTCTCGGCGGGGGCTGCGGGGATCCGATGGGCTTCGGGGATCCGGGGGGCTTCGGGCACTCTGCGCCCGAGCGCGATCACCGGACCACCCGCCCGGCGCCGGGGGCAAAATGAAGATACCCGCCCGAAGGGGCGGGTATCGGGGGGTGGCAGCCGGTCGGGCGTTGGGAGTGAACGGCGTCCATGGACGGGGGAACCATGACACCCTCCTGTTCTGGATCAACGACGGGGGACGTTTCGGGCACCTGAATACCCAGCCGTTGAACCGTCATGCCACAACCGGAATACCTAAGTTGTTGTGTACATCACTTCGTGAGCCAGTTGAGGAACTGGCTCCACCGCCCCGGCTTACGACTCGCCTGACCAGCGGCCTGGTCGGCGGCCGAGACCTGCGGCTCCGGGGCCTGCTGCGGAGCGGCCCCGACCGGCGTGAAGCGGGAGGGCAGCGCGACCAGACCGCGGTTGAACGGCCCCGGACGCCAAGTCAGGCTCTCCTGCGGCACCGCGAGTTGGATGTCCGGCAGCTCGTTGAGCAGGTTCTCGATCGCCGTCACCGTGATCTGCCGGGCCGGGTCCTTGGACGGGCAGGCGTGCGGGCCCGCGCTCCAGGCCAGGTGGGCCCGGCTGCCGGCCTGGTGCTCCCCGGCGAGCGCCGGGCTGCCGTTGGCGGCGGCGAAGCTGACCAGCACCAGGTCGCCCGCCCGCAGCTGCTGCCCGGCGAACTCCAGGTCGGTGGCCGGGTAGTGCGGCGCCAGGTTTGACAGCGGCGGGTTCTCCCACAGCGTGTCGTTGACGGCCTCGTCGATCAGCCCGCCGGTGTGGGCGTAGGCGTCGTCGGTGAACAGCCGGTGCAGGGTGTTGCCGATCAGGTTGCCCAGCGGCTCCGCGCCCGCGGCCAGCAGGAGGGCGATCTGGTGGACCATCTCCTCGTCGGTCAGCCGGGCGTGATGCTGCATCAGCCAGGAGGTGACGTCGTCCCCCGGCCGGCTGCGCTTGAGCGCGACCAGCTCGCCCACCGCGCCGAAGAACACCCCGGCCGCCATCTCGGCGTTGACCCCGTCGAACATCCCGGAGATGCCGAACAGCACCCGGTCGCCGATGTCGGCGGGGCAGCCGAAGAGCTCGTTGAAGACGAACAGCGGCAGCTGCCTGGCGTAGTTGCCGAGCAGATCGGCCGAGCCGCGGTAGCCGAACTGGGAGATCAGGTAGCTGGAGATCTGCTCGGTCGTGCGGGTGAGGCGCCGCGAGTCGACCCGG from Kitasatospora sp. MMS16-BH015 encodes:
- a CDS encoding purine-nucleoside phosphorylase, with protein sequence MNATPQSVVSTDPYAAAQAAAARLRELTGAERHDVALVMGSGWVPAADALGETIAEFPVTELPGFPAPAVAGHSGKIRSVRIGDKRALIFLGRNHYYEGHGVATVVHGVRTAAASGCETIVLTNGCGGLRQGWKPGQPVLISDHINLTADSPIVGANFVDLTDLYSPRLRQLCREVDPTLDEAVYVQFRGPHYETPAEVNMARVIGGELVGMSTTLEAIAAREAGAEVLGISLVTNLAAGMTGEPLNHAEVLEAGKASAERMGALLAKVLERI
- a CDS encoding NAD(P)H-quinone dehydrogenase; the encoded protein is MVHVTRIVIIGGGPGGYEAALVAAQLGAEVTVVDRDGLGGSAVLTDCVPSKTLIATAEVMTTFDSSYDELGIIVGSGERDTKVIGVDLGKVNRRVKRLAIAQSHDITQAVTRAGITILRGKGRLGTGGQAVDGSREVLVEAADGSTESLRADAVLIATGAHPRELPDAQPDGERILTWTQVYDLDELPAELIVVGSGVTGAEFAGAYQALGSKVTLVSSRDRVLPGEDPDAAEVLEEVFRRRGMNVMSRTRAEGAKRVGDRVEVTLGDGQVITGTHCLMAVGSIPNTAEMGLEEAGIKLNDWGQIQVDRVSRTSAPGVYAAGDCTGVFMLASVAAMQGRIAMYHALGDAVQPLNLKTVSSNVFTDPEIATVGYTAADISCGKMDAVEVKLPLRGNPRAKMQGIRDGFVKLFCRPGTGIVVGGVVVAPRASELIHSISLAVDNNLTVEQVASAFTVYPSVSGSTAEAARQLHIRKREDADS
- a CDS encoding biotin carboxylase N-terminal domain-containing protein; translation: MRKVLIANRGEIAVRVARACSDAGIASVAVYAEPDRDALHVRAADEAYALGGDTPGTSYLDIAKVLKAAADSGADAVHPGYGFLSENADFAQAVLDAGLTWIGPPPQAIRDLGDKVTARHVAQRAGAPLVAGTAEPVQGSDEVVAFAQEHGLPVAIKAAFGGGGRGLKVARTLEEIPELYESAVREAVAAFGRGECFVEQYLDNPRHVETQCLADQHGNVVIVSTRDCSLQRRHQKLVEEAPAPFLTDEQNAELYRASKAILREAGYVGAGTCEFLVSQDGLISFLEVNTRLQVEHPVSEEVTGIDLVREMFRIADGEELGYDDPEVRGHSIEFRINGEDPGRNFLPAPGTVTLFSPPSGPGVRLDAGVESGSVIGPAWDSLLAKLIVTGSSRKQALQRAARALSEFKVEGMATAIPFHQAVVTDPAFAPEVHGGEGPFTVYTRWIETDFDNTIPAFTGAGGDADEADQRETVVVEVGGKRIEVSLPSSLGVGSAAPAAAGAGAKAKRRVGAKKAGSAVSGDTLASPMQGTIVKVAVEEGQVVAEGDLIVVLEAMKMEQPLNAHKAGTIVGLKAEVGGSVSSGAALCEIKD
- a CDS encoding gamma-glutamylcyclotransferase gives rise to the protein MPLYAAYATNLDARQMSRRAPHSPLRGTGWLDGWRLTFGGEHLGWEGSLATVVEDEKDQVFVSLYDVAPMDEDGLDRWEGVQLGIYRKIKLRAHTLDGDIPVWTYVLNDYEGGLPAARYLGLIADAAESAGAPHDYVLDLRRRPC
- a CDS encoding DeoR/GlpR family DNA-binding transcription regulator encodes the protein MFAAERRQLILEMVRANGAVSLRELARVVQTSEVTVRRDVRALEAEGLLDRRHGGAVLPGGFSREPGYPQKTHLAAAEKSAIADLAAGLVEEGDAVVVGAGTTTQELARRLARIPGLTVVTNSLLVAQALAHANRVEVVMTGGTLRGSNYALVGSGAEQSLHGLRVTKAFISGSGLTAERGLSTANMLSASVDRALVQSAAEVIVLADHTKLGADSMFPTVPTEGITRLVTDEHAAGEDPTARELDLLADCGVQIAVAPLGLAAEPPVHHPQPPTAARRPGPPLPGQRRPGIVPERVR